In the Enterococcus saigonensis genome, one interval contains:
- the rpoD gene encoding RNA polymerase sigma factor RpoD: protein MAKEQNTEYDKVVNAFIKENKPNGQVVYDELSNKLATPFSLDADAMDKLIQKVEDAGISVVDENGEPSVHSLKSNEKKAEAAKQEDLSAPTGVKINDPVRMYLKEIGRVPLLTAEEEVDLALKIEEGDQEAKQRLAEANLRLVVSIAKRYVGRGMQFLDLIQEGNMGLMKAVEKFDYRKGFKFSTYATWWIRQAITRAIADQARTIRIPVHMVETINKLIRIQRQLLQDLGREPTPEEIGAEMDLPTEKVREILKIAQEPVSLETPIGEEDDSHLGDFIEDQEATSPAEHAAYELLKEQLEDVLDTLTDREENVLRLRFGLDDGRTRTLEEVGKVFGVTRERIRQIEAKALRKLRHPSRSKQLKDFLE from the coding sequence ATGGCAAAAGAACAAAACACAGAATATGATAAAGTAGTAAATGCTTTTATCAAGGAAAATAAACCCAATGGCCAAGTCGTATACGACGAGTTGTCCAATAAATTGGCCACACCTTTTTCATTAGATGCAGACGCAATGGACAAATTAATCCAAAAAGTTGAAGATGCTGGTATTAGTGTTGTCGATGAAAATGGAGAACCGTCTGTTCACAGCTTAAAGAGCAATGAAAAGAAAGCCGAAGCAGCCAAACAAGAAGACTTATCCGCACCAACAGGCGTTAAAATTAACGATCCAGTGCGCATGTATTTGAAAGAAATTGGTCGGGTACCACTGCTAACCGCTGAAGAAGAGGTTGATTTAGCTTTAAAAATTGAAGAAGGCGATCAAGAAGCAAAGCAACGTTTGGCTGAAGCAAACTTACGGCTGGTTGTTTCGATTGCTAAACGTTATGTCGGACGTGGCATGCAATTTTTGGATTTAATCCAAGAAGGCAATATGGGCTTAATGAAAGCCGTTGAAAAATTTGATTACCGAAAAGGATTTAAGTTTTCAACGTATGCTACTTGGTGGATTCGTCAAGCTATTACACGCGCTATTGCGGACCAAGCTCGGACTATTCGTATCCCGGTTCACATGGTGGAAACAATCAATAAATTGATCCGAATTCAACGACAATTACTTCAAGACTTAGGGCGGGAACCAACGCCAGAAGAAATCGGAGCGGAAATGGATTTACCAACTGAAAAAGTTCGTGAAATTTTAAAAATTGCGCAAGAACCAGTTTCGTTGGAAACGCCAATTGGTGAAGAGGATGATTCCCATTTGGGTGATTTCATCGAAGACCAAGAAGCAACGAGCCCTGCTGAACATGCAGCTTATGAACTATTAAAAGAACAATTAGAAGATGTTTTAGATACTTTAACAGACCGAGAGGAAAACGTCTTACGTCTCCGGTTTGGGCTTGATGACGGACGTACTAGAACTCTTGAAGAAGTCGGAAAAGTTTTTGGTGTTACAAGAGAACGAATTCGCCAAATTGAAGCAAAAGCATTACGGAAATTGCGCCATCCATCTCGTTCTAAACAATTGAAGGATTTCTTAGAATAA